AACTCAATCCGCGTCACGGACGCCTTCTTGAAAGCGGTCGAAGTAGACACCGATTGGGACCTGATCAACCGCACCGACGGCGCTGTCACCAAGACCATAAAAGCTCGCGACCTTTGGGAACAAGTTGGCCATGCCGCATGGGCCTGTGCCGATCCGGGCATCCAATACCACGACACCGTAAACGCTTGGCACACATGCCCCGAAGACGGAGCGATCCGCGGGTCAAACCCTTGTTCCGAATATATGTTTCTCGATGACACGGCCTGTAACCTTGCGTCGATGAACTTGCTCACCTTCCTTAAGGACGACGAATTCCAAGCCGAAGACTATATGCACGCCACGCGTCTTTGGACCATCACGTTGGAAATTTCCGTCACCATGGCGCAATTCCCCTCCAAAGAAATCGCGCAACGCTCCTATGATTTCCGGACGTTGGGCCTTGGTTATGCCAACATCGGCGGTTTGCTGATGAACATGGGCTTTGGCTATGACAGCGACGAAGGCCGCGCGCTTTGCGGCGCTTTAACGGCGATCATGACGGCGGTTGCCTATGCGACCTCCGCCGAAATGGCGGGCGAACTAGGGGCGTTTTCGAAATACGAGAAAAACTCCAAGCATATGCTGCGGGTCATCCGCAATCACCGCACCGCCGCCTATGGCAAGCTAAACGGCTACGAAGGGCTTGATATCAAACCCCTCGCGCTCGATCACAAAAACTGTCCCGATATGCGGTTGATCGACTTGGCAACATCCGCTTGGGACGAAGCCCTGCGTCTCGGCGAGAAGCACGGCTATCGCAACGCGCAGGTCTCGGTTATTGCGCCAACGGGCACCATCGGCCTCGTTATGGATTGCGACACCACGGGGATTGAACCTGATTTCGCGCTGGTTAAATTCAAGAAACTCGCGGGTGGTGGCTATTTCAAAATCATCAACCAATCTGTTCCCGCGGCCCTCGAAAAACAAGGTTATGGCTCGGCGCATATTGAAGAAATTATCAGCTATGCGGTTGGCCACGCCAGCATTGGCAACGCCCCAAGCATCAACCATACCTCCCTTATTGGGCACGGTTTTGGTCAGGCCGAATTGAATAAAATCGAAGCAGCCCTTCCAAGCGCCTTTGACATCCGCTTCGTGTTTAACCAATGGACGTTGGGCGAGGAATTCTGCACCAAGACGCTCGGAATTCCAGTCGCAAAACTCAATGACTCAAGCTTTGATCTGCTGCGCCACCTTGGCTTCACGCGTGCGGAAATCGACGCAGCGAACGACCATGTTTGCGGAACAATGACCCTTGAAGGCGCGCCGCACCTCAAAGAAGAACACTACGAAATCTTCGATTGCGCCAATCCATGCGGCAAAATTGGTAAGCGTTTCCTAAGTGTTAACAGCCACATCTATATGATGGCGGCGGCACAAAGCTTTATCTCGGGTGCTATTTCCAAAACCATCAACATGGCGAATGATGCCTCCATTGAGGACTGTCAAAAAGCTTATGAGTTGAGCTGGTCCCTCGGGATCAAGGCAAACGCGCTTTACCGTGATGGTTCAAAACTGTCGCAACCTTTGGCATCTGCCTTGGTTGAGGACGACGAGGAGGCACAAGACATTCTTGAAAGCGGTTCCCAACGGGAAAAAGCTGCTGTTTTGGCGCAAAAAGTTGTCGAAAAGATCATCATCAAAGAGATCATCAAAAGCCACCGTGAAAAGATGCCGCAACGCCGCAAGGGCTACACCCAAAAGGCCAATGTCGGCGGCCACAAAGTGTATCTGCGGACTGGCGAATATGAAGACGGCAATCTTGGTGAAATCTTTATCGATATGCACAAAGAAGGCGCCGGCTTTCGCGCAATGATGAATAATTTCGCCATCGCGGTCTCGGTTGGTCTGCAATATGGTGTGCCTCTCGAAGAATTCGTCGATGCCTTTACGTTTACGAAATTCGAACCCGCTGGCATGGTTCAAGGCAACGACAGCGTTAAAAGCGCGACCTCGATCCTTGACTACATCTTCCGCGAATTGGCTATTTCCTACTTGGATCGCACCGACCTCGCGCATGTCAAACCAGAGGGCGCAAGCTTTGACGACATTGGTCGCGGCGATCAGGAAGGCGTCTCAAACGTGCAAACTGTGAGTGAAGCTGCAGCATCCAAGTCCTTGGAAGTTTTGAAACAAATCAGCTCTACAGGCTATTTACGCAAGCGGTTTCCCCAGGAGTTAATTGTCCTTCAGGGCGGCGCGGGGGCAACGGCATTGAGCGATTTCGCCGATCCAATCGCCACGTTGAGGTCACTTGTTCCAGAGGTTTCCACGGCGACAACGACGTCGATTTCGTCCGGAACTGTTTCAACCGGCCTGGGCCAAATGGACCTGCGTTCGAAAGCAAAAATGCAAGGCTACGAGGGCGATCCCTGTGGTGATTGCGGAAACTACACACTGGTGCGCAATGGCACCTGTATGAAATGCAACACCTGTGGCGGAACATCTGGGTGTAGCTAGAAAACCTCCTCGACCTTCGGGTCGGGGGAATTCCGGGGCGGGTGCGCTCGCCCTTGACGCGGATCAGGCCGCAGGCAGAATACCGGGCGGTACGAATGATGAGCCTGATAAGCGAAACTCGGGGAGCCTTTGGGCTCCCCTTTTTCCTTTCCACGAGTGTGAATTCGAGGAAAATGCAGAAAGCCGAGGATAAAACCTCGGCTTTCTGATGTTTAAAAACTTTAAAAACGCGGCTGCTTTTTGTTTAAAGAGTTTAAAAAAGCAAGCTTATTTTTCCCCGCCACGTGCAAGGGCGGCAACACCCGTACGCGCAGTTTCAACCAACCCAAGCGGGCGCATTAGCTCTGCAAAAGCGTCAATTTTTTCGCTTGTGCCTGTCATCTCAAAAATGAAACTGTCGAGCGTGCTGTCAACAACGTTGGCACGAAAAATATCGGCCAAACGTAAGGCTTCAACACGTTTTTCGCCATTTCCAGCTACTTTGAAAAGCGCCAACTCGCGCTCAACACTCGGGCCTTCAACCGTCAAATCATTGACTCGGTAAACGGGCACGATCCGCCCAAGTTGCGCTTTGATTTGCTCGATGACCTGCGGGGTTCCCGAGGTGACAATCGTGATACGCGAGCGGTGAAACTCGTGGTTAACCTCGGCCACTGTTAGGCTGTCGATGTTATACCCGCGACCCGAAAATAGGCCAATGACGCGTGCCAAAACACCCGCTTCGTTTTCAACCACACAGGCAAGCGTGTGCGTTTCAATAACATCGGCATTCGGGTCTTTTAAGTCATAAGCCGAGTGCTTGGATGCGCCTTTTTTTATCTTTAGAACAGACATTTATCGACCTTTCTTAAACGAGAACCGCGCCAGTGTTTCCAATAGCATTTTGCGTGTCAGCATCGCCCATCAACATTTCATTGTGCGCGGCACCAGACGGAATCATCGGGAAACAGTTTTCGTGCTTCTCGACCATACAATCAAAAATAACAGGCCCGTCATAGGCTAACATTTCCATGATCGCTTCGTCCAAATCCGCAGGATCGGAACAGCGAATACCCTTGCCCCCGAAGGCTTCGGCCAGCTTCACAAAGTCCGGCAGGCTCTCACTCCACGAATGACTATACCGTTCACCATGCAGCAATTCCTGCCACTGGCGTACCATGCCCAAACGCTCATTGTTGAGGATGAACTGTTTGACGGGCAGGCGATACTGAATCGCGGTTCCCATCTCTTGCATATTCATCAACCAACTCGCTTCGCCCGCGACGTTAATCACCAGACTATCGGGATGGGCAACCTGCACGCCAACTGACGCTGGTAAACCATAGCCCATCGTGCCCAATCCGCCGGAGGTCATCCAACGGTTTGGATCCTCGAATCCAAGGAATTGTGCGGCCCACATTTGGTGCTGACCAACTTCTGTCGTGATATAGCGGTCATATTTTTTTGTAAGCGCTTCAAGGCGTTGCAGCGCATATTGCGGTTTGATGATGGTTTCAGAATTTTTGTACGTAAGACAACTGCGCGCACGCCATTTGTCGATCTGTGCCCACCAAGTCGCCAATGCCCCGACATTTGTTTTACTGCCGCGCGCTTTCCAAATTTTCAAAGCATCTTCAAGCACATGGCCGATATCGCCTAAAATGGGAACGTCGACACGGATCACTTTGTTAATCGAACTCGGGTCAATATCGATGTGAACCTTAGTGCTTTTGGGGCTAAACGATTGAAGGCGACCGGTGATCCTGTCGTCAAACCGCGCACCAATGTTGATCATCACGTCGCAATCATGCATCGCCATGTTGGCTTCATATAAACCATGCATGCCCAACATGCCGAGCCAGTTTTTTCCCGATGCCGGATAGGCACCCAGACCCATGAGGGTGGACGTTACAGGAATGTTTGCGGCCGCAACCCATTCGCGCAGCAGCTGACTGGCGGCGGGGCCTGAGTTGATAACGCCGCCACCCGTGTAGAAAATCGGGCGTTTGGCGGTTTCGAGCAGTTCAACCATTGCCGTAATGGCGTCTTTGTCGCCCTTCAGGTTGGGTTGGTAGTGATCAACCTTCGCCTTCTGCGGCGGCGTATAAGTGCCCGTCGCAAATTGAACGTCCTTGGGAATGTCTACAAGCGTCGGTCCTGGGCGCCCACTGGTTGCGACATGGAAGGCTTGGTGCAGGGTTTCGGCAAGTTTGTCGGTGTCTTTTACCAACCAGTTGTGTTTGGTGCAGGGGCGGGTGATGCCAACGGTATCGGCCTCTTGAAACGCGTCGGTTCCGATCATGAATGTCGGCA
This Falsihalocynthiibacter arcticus DNA region includes the following protein-coding sequences:
- a CDS encoding acetolactate synthase 3 large subunit, which gives rise to MTRQMTGAEMIVQALRDQGVDTVFGYPGGAVLPIYDAIFQQNDIQHILVRHEQGAVHAAEGYARSTGKPGVVLVTSGPGATNAVTGLTDALLDSIPLVVLTGQVPTFMIGTDAFQEADTVGITRPCTKHNWLVKDTDKLAETLHQAFHVATSGRPGPTLVDIPKDVQFATGTYTPPQKAKVDHYQPNLKGDKDAITAMVELLETAKRPIFYTGGGVINSGPAASQLLREWVAAANIPVTSTLMGLGAYPASGKNWLGMLGMHGLYEANMAMHDCDVMINIGARFDDRITGRLQSFSPKSTKVHIDIDPSSINKVIRVDVPILGDIGHVLEDALKIWKARGSKTNVGALATWWAQIDKWRARSCLTYKNSETIIKPQYALQRLEALTKKYDRYITTEVGQHQMWAAQFLGFEDPNRWMTSGGLGTMGYGLPASVGVQVAHPDSLVINVAGEASWLMNMQEMGTAIQYRLPVKQFILNNERLGMVRQWQELLHGERYSHSWSESLPDFVKLAEAFGGKGIRCSDPADLDEAIMEMLAYDGPVIFDCMVEKHENCFPMIPSGAAHNEMLMGDADTQNAIGNTGAVLV
- a CDS encoding vitamin B12-dependent ribonucleotide reductase; its protein translation is MKIEHKFTKSGKDAYADIEFTETLSEIRNPDGTIVFQLKDIEVPAKWSQVASDVIAQKYFRKAGVPVALKKVKEKGVPEFLWRSVPDEKALEKLPKSERTTSELSAKQVFNRLAGAWAYWGWKGGYFSAESDARAYYDEMRHMLASQRAAPNSPQWFNTGLHWAYGIDGPGQGHHYVDYETGELTLSTSAYEHPQPHACFIQSVADDLVGEGGIMDLWVREARLFKYGSGTGTNFSSLRSAGEKLSGGGSSSGLMGFLKIGDRAAGAIKSGGTTRRAAKMVIVDADHPDIEEFINWKVLEEQKVASIVAGSKMHEEKLNAIFAAIKLWDGAVQDAYEPKKNDALKDAVRAAKKVAIPETYVKRVLDYARQGYDSIEFPTYDTDWDSEAYSSVSGQNSNNSIRVTDAFLKAVEVDTDWDLINRTDGAVTKTIKARDLWEQVGHAAWACADPGIQYHDTVNAWHTCPEDGAIRGSNPCSEYMFLDDTACNLASMNLLTFLKDDEFQAEDYMHATRLWTITLEISVTMAQFPSKEIAQRSYDFRTLGLGYANIGGLLMNMGFGYDSDEGRALCGALTAIMTAVAYATSAEMAGELGAFSKYEKNSKHMLRVIRNHRTAAYGKLNGYEGLDIKPLALDHKNCPDMRLIDLATSAWDEALRLGEKHGYRNAQVSVIAPTGTIGLVMDCDTTGIEPDFALVKFKKLAGGGYFKIINQSVPAALEKQGYGSAHIEEIISYAVGHASIGNAPSINHTSLIGHGFGQAELNKIEAALPSAFDIRFVFNQWTLGEEFCTKTLGIPVAKLNDSSFDLLRHLGFTRAEIDAANDHVCGTMTLEGAPHLKEEHYEIFDCANPCGKIGKRFLSVNSHIYMMAAAQSFISGAISKTINMANDASIEDCQKAYELSWSLGIKANALYRDGSKLSQPLASALVEDDEEAQDILESGSQREKAAVLAQKVVEKIIIKEIIKSHREKMPQRRKGYTQKANVGGHKVYLRTGEYEDGNLGEIFIDMHKEGAGFRAMMNNFAIAVSVGLQYGVPLEEFVDAFTFTKFEPAGMVQGNDSVKSATSILDYIFRELAISYLDRTDLAHVKPEGASFDDIGRGDQEGVSNVQTVSEAAASKSLEVLKQISSTGYLRKRFPQELIVLQGGAGATALSDFADPIATLRSLVPEVSTATTTSISSGTVSTGLGQMDLRSKAKMQGYEGDPCGDCGNYTLVRNGTCMKCNTCGGTSGCS
- the ilvN gene encoding acetolactate synthase small subunit, with protein sequence MSVLKIKKGASKHSAYDLKDPNADVIETHTLACVVENEAGVLARVIGLFSGRGYNIDSLTVAEVNHEFHRSRITIVTSGTPQVIEQIKAQLGRIVPVYRVNDLTVEGPSVERELALFKVAGNGEKRVEALRLADIFRANVVDSTLDSFIFEMTGTSEKIDAFAELMRPLGLVETARTGVAALARGGEK